Proteins from a genomic interval of Flavobacteriales bacterium:
- a CDS encoding type IX secretion system membrane protein PorP/SprF — translation MRWNVLVFLVISFSCFAQEKVDSTIVSEPEWETKNYSQEDKIFNRSVWTFVDNPALAGFDRKLSVAYRYQMKNLAMGVPNKKGNLTLGFQRHEAFVDLPFGGPKQNWGMGLYYSYEKELQHTYHRVQMARSLRIKLIKEHYLILGFSFGVQFAKLNDWDKLIFGDAIDPRYGLVYPTNEIRPNTKTIISYFDVGLRYYWRRFSFDYAFHQGPNGLGGLAGSSSIVFANRIKAAYHFNVGDGVTISPEMALNITRVNVRTNAASILSAYATVTYKDMAFGQLGITDLNKLSFRAGYQLKDMMVVQFGLSSYLDKTMQRIGGIASIDLGIRYQIKAWNR, via the coding sequence ATGCGTTGGAACGTCTTGGTTTTCCTTGTCATTTCTTTCTCTTGCTTTGCGCAGGAAAAGGTGGATTCAACCATCGTTTCTGAACCCGAATGGGAAACAAAAAACTACAGCCAAGAAGACAAGATCTTCAACCGCTCGGTTTGGACCTTTGTAGACAATCCCGCATTGGCTGGCTTTGACCGAAAATTGTCTGTCGCCTATCGCTATCAAATGAAAAACCTAGCGATGGGTGTTCCGAACAAGAAGGGGAATTTGACTTTGGGATTCCAACGGCACGAAGCCTTTGTTGACCTTCCTTTTGGTGGACCCAAACAAAATTGGGGAATGGGATTGTACTATTCCTACGAGAAAGAACTTCAACACACCTATCATCGGGTTCAGATGGCGCGTTCGCTGAGGATCAAACTGATCAAGGAACACTATCTGATCTTGGGTTTTTCCTTTGGAGTTCAATTTGCAAAACTCAACGACTGGGACAAGCTGATTTTTGGTGATGCGATTGACCCGAGGTATGGCTTGGTCTATCCAACGAACGAGATCAGGCCGAACACTAAAACGATCATAAGCTATTTTGATGTGGGGCTGAGATACTATTGGCGAAGATTTTCTTTTGATTACGCATTTCACCAAGGACCTAATGGACTTGGAGGCTTAGCTGGATCCAGTTCTATAGTTTTCGCTAACCGAATTAAGGCTGCTTACCATTTCAATGTTGGAGACGGAGTGACAATTTCGCCTGAAATGGCACTTAATATCACTCGAGTCAATGTTCGAACAAATGCAGCTTCCATCCTTTCTGCCTATGCAACCGTTACCTATAAAGACATGGCCTTCGGACAATTGGGAATAACCGATTTGAATAAACTCAGTTTCCGAGCTGGTTATCAATTGAAGGATATGATGGTCGTTCAGTTTGGGCTTTCCTCATATTTGGACAAGACCATGCAACGTATAGGCGGCATTGCAAGCATTGACTTAGGAATCAGGTATCAGATAAAAGCTTGGAACCGATGA
- a CDS encoding gliding motility-associated C-terminal domain-containing protein codes for MKKLVLLLMIPLLSGCFKDEPKLPQYYAKQEIDVAVDSVICYSAQEDFDYFILTCSTPFDSIHWYNGYQNQVFLGSGQPFEIPNNPHEWEVIKCIGFNSSDTTEILLNLNYCARNLYIPTSFTPDDNGINDKWYPIFYQTDWDTKPYSIHWEIRTTDGLKVFEADDLNGSAWDGEYNGYGMPRGIYFYQIELTISGEEPIVYTGWLDMIG; via the coding sequence ATGAAAAAACTTGTGCTACTTCTTATGATTCCACTGCTTTCCGGCTGTTTCAAAGACGAACCGAAACTTCCACAGTACTACGCCAAACAAGAAATTGATGTTGCAGTAGATTCGGTTATCTGTTATTCGGCTCAAGAAGATTTTGACTATTTCATACTCACTTGTTCCACTCCTTTCGATTCCATCCATTGGTACAACGGCTATCAAAATCAGGTTTTTCTGGGAAGCGGGCAGCCATTTGAAATTCCAAACAATCCACATGAATGGGAGGTGATAAAATGCATTGGGTTCAATTCCTCTGATACCACCGAGATTCTCTTGAATTTGAATTATTGTGCTCGGAATCTCTATATCCCAACATCTTTTACACCAGACGACAACGGAATCAATGACAAGTGGTATCCTATATTTTATCAGACCGATTGGGATACAAAACCATACTCTATTCATTGGGAAATAAGAACGACTGATGGCCTCAAAGTATTTGAAGCAGATGACCTGAACGGTAGTGCTTGGGATGGCGAATACAATGGATATGGAATGCCACGTGGTATTTACTTCTATCAAATCGAACTGACCATTTCTGGTGAAGAACCGATCGTGTATACTGGTTGGCTTGACATGATAGGCTAA
- a CDS encoding YdcF family protein, whose translation MKHARRFGKWMVMVSGIIALVMFVLAFTDVPYLAYHQLGTHCRPLKVKPNVIVIFGGSGMPSADGLMRTYYASEAALKFPKSEIIIAHPFDNDSSNTFQLDLMKKELVIRGVDSTRVSYEPRGFDTHSQAENISLLLKGRTEAPVLVITSPEHMFRSIRSLQKAGLQLVGGLPSFEKPISERKLKSTKYPKRSGDLPWRYNVWSYLKYEIVVLREYCAISYYKLRGWI comes from the coding sequence ATGAAACACGCAAGGCGATTCGGTAAGTGGATGGTGATGGTGAGCGGAATCATTGCGCTTGTCATGTTTGTGCTGGCTTTCACAGATGTTCCTTATCTCGCCTACCACCAACTTGGCACGCATTGCAGACCGCTGAAAGTAAAACCGAATGTGATCGTGATTTTTGGTGGAAGCGGCATGCCAAGTGCTGATGGTTTGATGCGAACGTATTATGCTTCGGAGGCTGCGCTCAAATTCCCGAAAAGTGAGATCATTATTGCGCATCCTTTCGACAACGATAGTTCGAATACTTTTCAACTCGACCTGATGAAGAAGGAATTGGTGATTCGTGGTGTGGACAGTACGCGCGTCAGCTACGAACCTCGCGGATTCGACACGCATTCTCAGGCAGAGAATATTTCACTTTTGCTGAAAGGCAGAACGGAAGCTCCTGTATTGGTCATCACGAGTCCCGAACACATGTTTCGTTCCATTCGCTCGCTTCAAAAAGCAGGATTGCAATTGGTGGGCGGACTTCCATCTTTCGAAAAACCCATCAGCGAACGAAAACTGAAAAGCACAAAATACCCCAAACGCTCAGGCGATCTGCCTTGGCGCTACAACGTTTGGAGTTACCTCAAATATGAAATTGTGGTGCTCCGCGAGTATTGCGCCATCTCTTACTACAAGCTAAGAGGTTGGATATAA
- the sucC gene encoding ADP-forming succinate--CoA ligase subunit beta, which translates to MNIHEYQAKGILSGFGVTVQRGKVVDKLEDAVAAAKELSAETGTSWFVVKAQIHAGGRGKGVVEETGSHGVVLAKGLDKVEDVVKGILGGHLETAQTNGVGKKVNKVLIAEDVYYPGESQTEEFYMSVLLNRATGKNMIMYSTEGGMDIESVAEHTPHLIFKEEIEPGLGVQGFQARKIAFNLGLSGDAFKEMTKFVFALYKAYVSSDSAMFEINPVLKTSDNKILAVDAKVTLDGNALYRHPDYAAMRDESEEDPTEVEAGKVGLNYVKLDGNVGCMVNGAGLAMATMDMIKLLGFEPANFLDVGGTADAKRVEQAFRIILKDPNVKAILVNIFGGIVRCDRVAQGVVDAYKNMGEINVPIIVRLQGTNAVEAKQIIDESGLKVMSAIALKEAAEKVKEALS; encoded by the coding sequence ATGAACATTCATGAATATCAAGCTAAGGGAATTCTTAGCGGTTTCGGAGTTACGGTACAACGCGGAAAAGTTGTCGATAAATTGGAAGATGCGGTAGCTGCTGCAAAGGAGTTGAGTGCAGAAACAGGAACTTCTTGGTTTGTGGTAAAGGCGCAGATACACGCAGGTGGACGAGGAAAAGGAGTTGTTGAAGAAACAGGTTCTCACGGAGTTGTACTTGCCAAAGGGTTAGATAAAGTTGAGGATGTTGTCAAAGGAATTCTCGGTGGGCACTTGGAAACCGCTCAGACAAATGGAGTAGGGAAGAAGGTGAACAAGGTTTTGATCGCGGAGGATGTTTACTATCCGGGCGAATCGCAAACGGAAGAGTTCTACATGAGCGTTCTTTTGAACCGTGCCACTGGAAAGAACATGATCATGTATTCTACCGAAGGTGGAATGGACATTGAATCAGTTGCCGAGCACACGCCACATTTGATCTTCAAAGAAGAGATTGAGCCAGGTTTGGGAGTTCAAGGATTTCAAGCACGTAAGATCGCGTTCAACTTGGGTCTGTCGGGTGATGCGTTTAAGGAAATGACCAAGTTCGTTTTTGCGCTTTACAAAGCTTATGTGAGCAGCGATAGCGCCATGTTTGAGATCAATCCTGTTCTCAAAACATCAGACAATAAGATCCTTGCTGTTGATGCCAAAGTAACATTGGACGGAAATGCACTTTATCGTCATCCGGATTATGCTGCCATGCGCGATGAAAGCGAAGAAGATCCAACAGAAGTGGAAGCTGGTAAAGTTGGCTTGAACTACGTGAAATTGGATGGAAACGTTGGTTGTATGGTAAACGGTGCTGGTTTGGCCATGGCCACCATGGACATGATCAAATTGCTTGGTTTTGAGCCTGCCAACTTCCTAGATGTGGGAGGAACTGCCGATGCAAAACGTGTAGAGCAAGCGTTCCGAATCATCTTAAAAGACCCGAATGTAAAAGCCATTCTGGTGAACATCTTCGGAGGAATTGTAAGATGTGATAGAGTTGCACAAGGTGTGGTTGATGCATACAAGAACATGGGCGAGATAAACGTGCCGATAATTGTTCGTTTGCAAGGAACCAATGCTGTAGAAGCCAAGCAGATCATTGACGAAAGTGGACTGAAAGTAATGTCTGCTATTGCGTTGAAAGAAGCTGCTGAGAAAGTAAAAGAAGCACTTTCTTAA
- the creD gene encoding cell envelope integrity protein CreD — protein sequence METPNNNSNPGTIERFNLWLNGSVTVRIFSITILVLLLMIPNSMIRDIIRERQMTSNDAISEVSAKWGFEQTVVGPVVSVPYLTYTEDKEGKRTFTKNWSHFLPENLNIVADITTENRKRGIYEVVVYSSDMTLSGNFTNPDPAQLNIDPEYFLTDQAIISMGIPDMRGINEKVSLHFNDTVAEFGPGVPTNDLFDEGISVRMPLKPTASSEFEIKLDLKGSQLLNFVPIGRETQVSISSDWPHPSFEGAFLPDEHLIDENGFTASWKVLDLNRNFPQAWKGVRTGIFESAFGFKLFMPNDHYQQSMRSAKYAILFISLTFMVFFFMETINKKRIHPIQYILVGLALSIFFVLLLSLSEFIGFNAAYAVGAGATTLLIVIYSSSILSSKKLTAFLLGLLTVMYGFIFTILQLEDTALLVGSIGLFIILATIMIWSRKVDWYGGVSK from the coding sequence ATGGAAACACCAAACAACAATTCAAACCCTGGCACAATCGAACGTTTCAATCTCTGGCTCAACGGCTCGGTTACCGTGCGTATTTTCAGTATCACCATTCTCGTGCTACTGCTTATGATTCCCAACTCAATGATCCGCGACATCATTCGCGAACGGCAGATGACCAGCAACGATGCCATTAGCGAAGTAAGCGCCAAGTGGGGCTTCGAACAAACGGTAGTCGGCCCGGTCGTGTCTGTGCCGTATTTGACCTACACAGAAGACAAGGAAGGAAAACGGACCTTCACCAAGAATTGGAGTCATTTCTTGCCCGAGAACTTGAATATTGTGGCTGATATCACCACTGAAAATCGGAAGCGAGGTATTTATGAAGTGGTGGTTTATAGCTCGGATATGACCTTGAGCGGAAACTTCACCAATCCCGACCCAGCACAATTGAATATCGACCCCGAGTACTTTCTCACGGATCAGGCCATTATCAGCATGGGCATTCCAGATATGCGCGGAATAAATGAGAAAGTGAGTCTGCATTTCAATGATACGGTTGCCGAATTTGGTCCGGGTGTTCCAACCAACGACCTCTTTGATGAAGGGATTTCTGTTCGAATGCCGTTGAAGCCAACTGCATCTTCCGAATTCGAAATCAAACTAGATCTGAAGGGAAGTCAGCTACTCAATTTTGTTCCGATCGGTAGAGAAACGCAGGTCAGTATTTCGTCCGATTGGCCGCATCCGAGTTTTGAAGGAGCGTTTTTGCCAGATGAGCATTTGATTGATGAAAATGGCTTCACTGCATCTTGGAAAGTACTTGATCTGAACAGAAATTTCCCGCAAGCATGGAAAGGCGTGCGTACAGGAATATTCGAGTCAGCTTTCGGTTTCAAACTCTTTATGCCCAACGACCATTATCAGCAAAGCATGCGTTCGGCCAAGTATGCCATCCTGTTCATTTCGCTCACCTTCATGGTATTCTTCTTTATGGAAACCATCAACAAAAAGCGGATTCACCCAATTCAATACATTTTGGTCGGATTGGCACTTTCCATCTTCTTTGTACTGTTGCTTTCATTGTCTGAGTTCATTGGCTTCAATGCAGCCTATGCCGTTGGAGCTGGAGCCACCACGCTGTTGATTGTCATCTATAGTTCCAGCATTCTCTCAAGCAAAAAACTCACGGCATTTCTTTTGGGCTTGCTTACTGTGATGTACGGTTTCATTTTCACCATTCTACAATTGGAAGACACCGCTTTGCTGGTTGGTAGCATCGGACTGTTCATCATTTTGGCCACCATCATGATCTGGAGCCGAAAAGTGGATTGGTACGGAGGCGTGAGTAAATGA
- a CDS encoding insulinase family protein → MGKISFEKFVLDNGLTVIVHQDTSTPLACLNIMYDVGSRDEDPDRTGFAHLFEHLMFGGSVNIPDYDGPLQLAAGSNNAFTSTDITNYYITLPVENLETAFWLESDRMLNLAFTEKSLEVQRNVVVEEFRQRYLNQPYGDAWLLMRPLAFSTHPYKWATIGKEEKHIEEATMPMVKAFFEKHYRPKNAVMVVAGNVKTEEVKQLSEKWFGPIQKGEKPVRNLPVEPVQTEAKRLEVERPVPLDAIYISFHMCGKENDEYYKWDLLSDVLAGGKSSRLHQKLVEEQRMFTSVNAFVMGERDPSLFTIAGHISQDRTTAEAEEAIWKEIELLRTESVGVTELEKVKNQVEANHEFSEMNLLNRAIGLAYHELLGDANSINEEAEKYQRITREDLQSLAHENLTVSNSSTLIYKRKS, encoded by the coding sequence ATGGGAAAGATCAGTTTTGAAAAATTCGTGCTGGACAATGGCCTTACGGTCATTGTGCATCAAGACACCTCCACGCCACTTGCCTGCCTCAATATCATGTATGATGTAGGCTCGCGCGATGAAGACCCCGATAGAACAGGATTTGCGCATCTTTTCGAACACTTGATGTTCGGAGGCTCCGTGAATATTCCTGACTACGATGGTCCGCTACAGTTGGCAGCGGGTTCAAATAATGCCTTTACATCCACCGATATCACCAATTATTACATCACGCTTCCCGTAGAAAATCTGGAGACTGCCTTTTGGCTAGAGAGCGACCGTATGCTGAATCTGGCCTTCACCGAAAAGAGCCTGGAAGTGCAACGGAATGTGGTGGTGGAGGAATTCCGTCAGCGTTATCTGAATCAGCCTTATGGCGATGCGTGGTTGCTGATGCGCCCTTTGGCATTTTCTACCCATCCATACAAGTGGGCAACCATTGGTAAGGAGGAAAAACACATTGAAGAAGCGACCATGCCGATGGTAAAGGCCTTTTTCGAAAAACACTATCGCCCGAAAAATGCAGTGATGGTGGTGGCGGGAAACGTGAAGACCGAAGAGGTAAAACAACTTTCAGAAAAGTGGTTCGGCCCAATTCAAAAAGGCGAAAAACCAGTTCGAAACCTTCCTGTAGAACCTGTTCAAACAGAAGCCAAACGATTGGAAGTGGAGCGGCCCGTTCCTTTAGATGCCATTTACATTTCGTTTCATATGTGTGGAAAGGAAAATGATGAATACTATAAATGGGACCTTCTTTCGGACGTGCTTGCTGGCGGAAAATCGAGCAGGTTACACCAAAAACTGGTGGAAGAACAACGGATGTTCACATCGGTAAACGCTTTTGTAATGGGCGAACGCGACCCAAGTCTTTTCACCATTGCCGGCCACATTTCTCAAGACCGAACAACAGCCGAGGCGGAAGAAGCCATTTGGAAAGAAATTGAACTGTTGCGGACCGAATCTGTTGGAGTAACCGAATTGGAAAAGGTGAAAAACCAGGTGGAAGCAAATCACGAATTCTCTGAAATGAACCTGCTGAACCGCGCCATCGGATTGGCCTATCATGAATTGTTGGGAGATGCAAACAGCATCAATGAGGAAGCAGAGAAATATCAGCGGATCACCCGCGAAGACCTTCAATCTCTTGCGCATGAAAACCTGACCGTTTCCAATTCATCAACATTGATATACAAACGAAAAAGCTGA
- a CDS encoding insulinase family protein has product MLDRTQSPSFGKIESIDLMEPKVFHLDNGLPVFCIDAGAQEVLKIELVFRVGTATSDKKLVASSTANLLTSGTKHRSAHEIAESVDFYGSHLQTEVSHDECSLSLYTLNKHVERTITTLAEVYSEPTFPEREVETYMMNNRQEMLVNEEKVSYLAAKAFSSTLFGSDHPYGRSADLDDYNQIDRSELVDFHAAFIKDCIAYILVAGKRDEKTIGILNAHFGKSARKSNSANDIPKEHATQSSTHVAKAGAVQNSIKIGRVLFNRTHADFVGMQILSTVLGGYFGSRLMANIREDKGYTYGIGAGVASLQHSGYLTISTEVGSDVCDAAINEIYFEIERLRKHLIPINELELVRNYLLGSILKSIDGPFEIAGKWKGYMKYDLGISAHHDFIRQIKTITPEHLRELANKYLQKHDLVQVTVGSGK; this is encoded by the coding sequence ATGTTGGACCGCACGCAAAGCCCTTCTTTCGGGAAAATTGAAAGTATTGACCTGATGGAGCCTAAAGTCTTTCATCTGGACAACGGATTGCCTGTTTTCTGCATTGATGCAGGCGCACAGGAAGTACTGAAAATAGAATTGGTGTTTCGGGTTGGCACAGCTACTTCCGATAAAAAACTGGTTGCATCTAGCACTGCAAACCTGCTGACATCAGGCACAAAACATCGCTCTGCGCATGAAATTGCCGAATCGGTCGATTTTTACGGTTCACATCTTCAAACAGAGGTCTCACACGATGAATGTTCGCTGAGTCTTTACACGTTGAACAAACATGTGGAACGAACCATTACAACGCTTGCAGAAGTGTATAGCGAACCTACTTTTCCTGAAAGGGAAGTGGAAACCTACATGATGAACAATCGGCAGGAAATGCTGGTGAATGAGGAAAAGGTGAGCTATTTGGCGGCCAAGGCATTTTCGTCCACGCTTTTCGGTTCCGACCATCCGTATGGAAGAAGTGCAGATCTGGATGATTACAATCAGATTGACCGATCAGAGCTGGTTGATTTTCACGCAGCTTTCATAAAAGACTGTATCGCTTACATTCTTGTGGCAGGCAAACGTGATGAAAAAACCATCGGAATACTGAATGCTCATTTTGGAAAAAGCGCTAGAAAATCGAATTCAGCCAATGACATTCCAAAGGAACACGCTACTCAAAGTTCAACGCACGTAGCAAAGGCTGGTGCTGTTCAGAACTCAATTAAAATCGGTAGAGTACTTTTCAACCGAACCCACGCTGATTTTGTCGGAATGCAAATTCTGTCCACCGTTTTGGGTGGGTATTTCGGTTCACGGTTAATGGCCAATATCAGAGAAGATAAAGGTTACACTTATGGCATAGGAGCGGGCGTAGCGAGTCTCCAACATAGCGGTTACCTTACTATCTCCACTGAAGTGGGATCAGATGTGTGCGATGCAGCCATCAACGAAATCTATTTTGAAATCGAACGATTGCGTAAACATCTGATTCCAATAAATGAATTGGAACTCGTTCGGAATTACCTACTTGGCTCCATTCTTAAAAGCATTGACGGACCTTTTGAGATTGCCGGAAAATGGAAAGGCTACATGAAATATGACCTGGGAATCAGTGCTCACCATGATTTTATCCGCCAGATAAAAACCATTACACCGGAGCATCTGCGCGAACTAGCAAACAAGTATTTGCAAAAGCACGATCTGGTGCAAGTGACAGTAGGATCGGGCAAATAA
- a CDS encoding gliding motility-associated C-terminal domain-containing protein codes for MSSIKHVFRILALAIFAVLMVPKRTQAAHIIGGDVYWECISSGPDAGKIVFYLTLYKDCSVNTFVSPAQGVWIRNHPTLSEIPVTLISQVDISAAQCGLDCASGAVGAVEKYVFASDPIAMTGVPPPNGYRIEYFKCCRGDSDNLQSAVDQEIFYSATMYPYNGQNMFPCYDSSPQFAEEPTSAICLGYQLRYNSNAIDNNLDSLSYEFIDPFGTSGIPIPHISGYSANQPMPGPNPINLDPVTGQMEYDAPANNPGRYTMAVAVSAWRCGQRISETIREMMITMVNCLEPNNVPTVSVPTWIAPATGSNYAVTVQAGDLVNFSLTGTDNDLSNGVPQILSFSASGSQFGTNFNNPNGGCLHTPCATLSSVTPPSTGTGSISTEFNWQTSCDHVSVTNECATLTSTYNFLFKYQDNYCPVRATRMVNVSVTVVGESIVNSPDPHCVSLDASGDVTLTWEPVTDNNVPPTFVEYVIYHSTSPNGPFQEIGTELNISTGTYVHSSANPVAAPNVSGPNYYLIKTRSGCNQLDAPIDTVASIYLTFSDGGTTANLSWNPVATPDLPSSNGSGSALYEVWRLEPGGVWEIAGTTNNLYYSDPVIWCNNEIITYRIELSDDFGCTSVSNEAGGPLNNPNQPDPQPLDSLTIDPQTGFITICWPPNTSTNVVQYNILLNPDAFAWVPMDTVYGYNNTCWTDSTSDASSNSLWYQVYATNSCGVPGIPAGSIQNNTDHHETILLQAEYDSCQQTTSLNWNRYWYWPEGVREYDIYTSIDGAPYSKIGTTADTVFVHEDLQASAEYCYIVRAVKDVSIRVTSTSNRRCIVAVVPKRPDYQYNYNTTVQTGNTGIEEFFYVDSTAGYLGFQIMRGKSPDAMSNLWFIPFDPSTRFYQYTDPGARPAFYSYYYSIIGVDNCNLNADTLNMSRTMLLEAEANPDRTNDIQWNAYEGWRGPISAYNIYRSVDGVYDYLTTVPPTQLTYTDTVEEIIIGEGRFCYYIEAVEGIAGPLANDPDPALVPQLSNSNEACALQHPNVFMPNAFMPEGVNNVFKPVTVYVNAESYLLQIYNRWGQRLFETTDPNEGWNGTYGSHKEPQGTYAYFVKFVSSKGETYTKSGTVTLIR; via the coding sequence ATGAGTTCAATCAAACACGTTTTCAGGATTCTTGCATTGGCAATATTTGCCGTGTTGATGGTTCCGAAACGAACACAAGCGGCTCACATTATTGGAGGAGACGTGTATTGGGAATGTATCAGTTCAGGTCCAGACGCTGGTAAGATCGTATTCTATCTCACACTTTATAAGGATTGTTCGGTCAACACTTTCGTAAGTCCCGCTCAAGGAGTCTGGATCCGAAACCATCCTACGTTGAGCGAAATTCCAGTAACTCTTATTTCTCAGGTAGACATAAGTGCTGCGCAATGCGGGCTAGATTGTGCTTCAGGCGCTGTCGGTGCCGTAGAAAAATATGTTTTCGCTTCAGACCCTATTGCCATGACCGGAGTTCCGCCTCCGAACGGTTACCGAATCGAGTATTTCAAATGCTGCCGTGGCGACTCTGACAATCTACAGAGTGCGGTTGATCAAGAAATCTTCTATTCTGCCACCATGTATCCGTACAACGGACAGAACATGTTTCCGTGCTACGATTCAAGTCCACAGTTTGCCGAAGAACCGACATCCGCCATTTGCCTAGGTTACCAGCTGAGATACAACAGCAACGCAATTGACAACAACTTGGATTCGCTCTCGTACGAATTCATTGACCCGTTTGGTACGAGTGGAATTCCAATACCGCATATTTCAGGTTACAGTGCCAACCAACCGATGCCTGGTCCAAACCCGATAAACCTTGATCCAGTGACCGGGCAAATGGAATATGATGCACCTGCCAACAATCCTGGCAGATACACCATGGCAGTAGCTGTAAGTGCTTGGCGATGCGGTCAGCGTATTTCGGAGACCATTCGTGAAATGATGATCACCATGGTGAATTGTCTGGAGCCAAATAATGTTCCAACCGTAAGTGTTCCAACGTGGATTGCGCCTGCAACGGGAAGCAACTATGCGGTTACCGTTCAGGCAGGAGACCTTGTCAATTTTTCGTTGACAGGAACAGATAACGACCTGTCCAATGGCGTTCCGCAGATATTATCATTCTCTGCATCGGGCTCTCAGTTCGGAACCAATTTCAACAACCCAAACGGTGGTTGTCTACACACTCCTTGCGCCACCTTATCCAGTGTAACGCCTCCTTCTACTGGCACAGGAAGTATTTCTACCGAATTCAACTGGCAAACCTCTTGCGACCACGTATCTGTAACAAACGAATGCGCCACTCTTACCAGCACGTATAATTTTCTATTCAAGTATCAGGATAACTACTGCCCAGTTAGAGCTACACGCATGGTAAATGTGTCGGTTACCGTAGTTGGAGAATCGATTGTTAACAGTCCTGATCCGCATTGCGTAAGTCTTGATGCCAGTGGAGACGTGACACTTACTTGGGAACCGGTGACCGACAATAACGTACCGCCAACTTTTGTTGAATATGTTATCTATCACAGCACTTCGCCCAATGGGCCCTTTCAAGAAATAGGAACTGAGCTCAATATCAGCACTGGCACGTACGTGCATAGTAGTGCAAATCCGGTGGCGGCACCCAATGTATCAGGACCAAATTACTACCTGATAAAAACCCGTTCAGGCTGCAATCAACTGGATGCGCCTATAGATACAGTTGCATCCATTTATCTGACGTTTTCTGATGGAGGCACTACGGCCAACCTTTCTTGGAATCCGGTGGCTACACCAGACCTTCCTTCTTCCAATGGTAGTGGGTCAGCCCTTTACGAGGTTTGGCGTTTAGAACCCGGAGGTGTTTGGGAAATTGCTGGCACCACGAACAATCTTTATTATTCTGACCCTGTTATATGGTGCAACAATGAAATTATCACCTATCGCATTGAGCTTTCTGATGATTTCGGCTGTACTTCTGTGTCGAATGAGGCTGGTGGTCCGCTAAACAACCCAAATCAGCCTGACCCACAACCATTGGATTCATTGACGATAGACCCGCAAACAGGATTCATTACCATATGCTGGCCTCCCAATACGAGTACTAATGTAGTGCAATACAACATTCTGCTCAATCCAGATGCTTTTGCCTGGGTTCCGATGGACACGGTTTATGGATATAATAACACTTGTTGGACAGACAGCACATCCGATGCGTCATCCAATTCTCTATGGTATCAGGTATACGCCACCAACAGTTGCGGAGTGCCTGGAATCCCTGCAGGGTCTATTCAAAATAATACGGATCATCATGAAACAATCTTATTACAAGCAGAATACGATAGTTGCCAGCAAACAACCTCGCTTAATTGGAATCGGTATTGGTACTGGCCCGAAGGTGTTCGGGAATACGATATTTACACATCGATAGACGGTGCACCGTATTCCAAAATAGGAACAACTGCTGATACGGTTTTCGTACACGAAGACCTTCAAGCTTCAGCAGAGTACTGCTACATCGTTCGTGCAGTGAAAGATGTAAGCATAAGAGTCACATCCACTTCCAACAGAAGATGTATAGTAGCTGTCGTGCCAAAACGTCCAGATTATCAATATAACTACAACACCACTGTGCAGACCGGAAACACCGGTATTGAGGAGTTTTTCTACGTTGACAGCACTGCTGGCTATCTTGGCTTTCAGATCATGAGAGGCAAGTCGCCTGATGCGATGAGCAACCTCTGGTTCATTCCGTTTGATCCTAGCACCCGTTTTTATCAATACACCGATCCAGGGGCTCGGCCTGCCTTCTACAGTTACTACTATTCCATCATAGGTGTAGATAACTGCAACCTCAATGCAGATACGCTGAACATGTCGCGAACCATGTTGCTGGAAGCAGAGGCCAATCCAGATCGGACCAACGATATTCAATGGAATGCATACGAAGGTTGGCGAGGTCCAATCTCCGCATACAATATCTATCGGAGCGTGGATGGCGTTTACGACTATCTAACAACTGTTCCGCCCACGCAACTTACCTACACTGATACGGTAGAAGAGATTATTATTGGTGAAGGAAGGTTCTGCTACTACATTGAAGCGGTAGAGGGCATTGCTGGACCATTGGCGAACGACCCCGACCCTGCATTGGTCCCACAGCTCAGTAATTCCAACGAGGCTTGCGCGCTGCAACATCCGAACGTTTTCATGCCAAACGCATTTATGCCAGAAGGCGTGAACAACGTTTTTAAACCGGTTACGGTTTACGTGAATGCCGAAAGCTACCTGCTGCAGATCTATAATCGTTGGGGACAACGACTGTTTGAAACAACCGACCCCAACGAAGGTTGGAATGGTACCTACGGCTCACATAAAGAACCACAGGGCACCTATGCCTATTTCGTGAAATTCGTCTCCTCTAAAGGAGAAACCTACACCAAAAGCGGAACGGTGACACTTATTCGATAG